From a region of the Mobula hypostoma chromosome 6, sMobHyp1.1, whole genome shotgun sequence genome:
- the LOC134347835 gene encoding uncharacterized protein LOC134347835, translating to MLFVIYINDLVDRVVNWISKYADDTKIGRVVDNEVGFQSLQRELGQLEEWAERWQMEFNADKGEVLHFGRTNQNRTYMVNGRALKNAVEQRDLEIMLHSSLKVESHVDRVVKKAFGMLAFINQSIEYRSWEVMLELYKALARPNLEYCVQFWSPNYRKDVNKIERVQRRFTRMLPAFHLLSYRERLNKLGLYSLECRRLRGNLIEVFKIVRGIDRVDVDRLFPLRVVEIQTRGHELRVRGQKFRGNMRRNFFTQRVVAVWNELPAEVVEVGSMLSFKVKLDSYMDRKGIEGYGLSAGRWD from the coding sequence atgttgtttgtcatatatattaatgatctggttgatagggtggtaaattggattagtaagtatgcagatgatactaagataggtagagttgtggataatgaagtaggttttcaaagcttgcagagagaattaggccagttagaagaatgggctgaaagatggcagatggagtttaatgctgataaaggtgaggtgctacattttggtaggactaatcaaaataggacatacatggtaaatggtagggcattgaagaatgcagtagaacagagggatctagaaataatgttgcatagttccctgaaggtggaatctcatgtggatagggtggtgaagaaagcttttggtatgctggcctttataaatcagagcattgagtataggagttgggaagtaatgttggaattgtataaggcattggcaaggccaaatttggagtactgtgtacagttctggtcaccgaattataggaaagatgtcaacaaaattgagagagtacagaggagatttactagaatgttgcctgcgTTTCATctcctcagttacagagaaaggttgaacaagttaggtctttattctttggagtgtagaaggttgagggggaacttgatagaggtatttaaaattgtgagggggatagatagagttgacgtggataggctttttccattgagagtggtggagattcaaacaagaggacatgagttgagagttagagggcaaaagtttaggggtaacatgaggaggaacttctttactcagagagtggtagctgtgtggaacgagcttccagcagaagtggttgaggtaggttcgatgttgtcatttaaagttaaattagatagctatatggacaggaaaggaatagagggttatgggctgagtgcaggtcggtgggactag